A part of Geothrix oryzae genomic DNA contains:
- a CDS encoding leucyl aminopeptidase yields the protein MSSVDISSQTGKDFAGDALIVPVFSGRERHRLPLAISKVARQVMDEEDFKADYLEVVPLHHPNGVKESRWMVLVGLGDEEKVTLNKIRKAVGTAARFCLKKKWKKIGVLSPSTSTLDHDAVQVSVAEGALLANYDFVVFKGGKPEAKQFSSIEIFTNGDDTRKARRKLPMIEAGVLACHRVRDLANTPAGDLYPEVFAETASKLAKQHKLHCEVMDVPALEKGGFRSVLAVGQGSARPPRVVKLEYKPKEKPKKHVVLVGKGVCFDSGGLSLKDASGMETMKDDMTGAAIVLATLVACAQLEVPVQVTGLLGLVENMPSGTSYKPGDVLRSRSGKTIEVLNTDAEGRLVLADLLHYAGELGADHVVDLATLTGAALIAMGDGVSAVMGTDQKLVDHLMDAGGAVGEHLWQLPLVEEYAELLKSPLADLKNITGIRWGGTITAGLFLREFVGQASWAHVDLSGGWSGKERDYRTHGASGEGPRFLLEWLMA from the coding sequence ATGTCTTCAGTGGATATCAGTTCTCAAACCGGCAAGGACTTCGCGGGAGATGCGCTGATCGTTCCGGTGTTCTCCGGGCGTGAGCGACATCGGCTGCCTCTCGCCATCAGCAAGGTCGCACGGCAAGTGATGGATGAGGAAGATTTCAAGGCGGACTATCTTGAAGTTGTGCCGCTGCATCATCCCAATGGCGTGAAGGAGAGCCGCTGGATGGTGCTGGTGGGGCTCGGCGACGAAGAGAAGGTGACGCTCAACAAGATCCGCAAAGCCGTGGGTACGGCCGCCCGCTTCTGTCTCAAGAAAAAGTGGAAGAAGATCGGCGTGCTGTCGCCTTCCACCTCCACGCTCGACCACGATGCCGTGCAGGTGTCCGTCGCCGAGGGCGCCCTTCTGGCCAACTACGATTTCGTGGTCTTCAAGGGCGGCAAGCCGGAGGCGAAACAGTTTTCGTCCATCGAGATCTTTACCAATGGGGATGACACCCGCAAGGCCCGCCGCAAGCTGCCCATGATCGAGGCCGGGGTGCTGGCCTGCCATCGGGTGCGTGACCTCGCCAACACCCCTGCGGGGGATCTCTATCCTGAAGTTTTCGCGGAAACGGCTTCGAAACTGGCCAAGCAGCACAAGCTCCACTGCGAGGTGATGGATGTGCCGGCCCTCGAGAAGGGCGGCTTCCGCTCCGTGCTGGCGGTCGGCCAGGGCAGTGCCCGGCCCCCGCGGGTGGTGAAGCTCGAATACAAGCCGAAGGAGAAGCCGAAGAAGCATGTGGTGCTGGTGGGCAAGGGCGTCTGCTTCGATTCGGGCGGCCTGTCCCTCAAAGACGCCTCGGGTATGGAGACGATGAAGGACGACATGACCGGCGCGGCCATCGTGCTGGCCACCCTCGTGGCCTGCGCGCAGCTGGAGGTCCCGGTGCAGGTCACGGGCCTGCTGGGTCTGGTGGAGAACATGCCTTCCGGCACCAGCTACAAGCCCGGCGATGTCCTCCGCAGCCGCAGCGGCAAGACGATCGAAGTGCTCAACACCGACGCGGAGGGCCGGCTGGTGCTGGCGGACCTCCTTCACTACGCGGGTGAGCTGGGCGCGGACCATGTGGTGGACCTGGCCACCCTCACGGGCGCGGCACTCATCGCCATGGGCGACGGGGTCTCGGCGGTCATGGGCACCGACCAGAAGCTGGTGGACCACCTCATGGATGCGGGCGGCGCCGTGGGCGAGCACCTCTGGCAGCTCCCCCTGGTCGAGGAATACGCCGAGCTGCTCAAGAGCCCCCTGGCCGACCTGAAGAACATCACGGGCATCCGCTGGGGCGGCACCATCACGGCCGGCCTCTTCCTGCGCGAGTTCGTGGGACAGGCCTCCTGGGCCCATGTGGACCTCTCCGGCGGCTGGTCGGGCAAGGAGCGGGACTACCGCACCCACGGCGCCAGCGGCGAGGGCCCCCGGTTCCTCCTGGAATGGCTCATGGCTTGA
- a CDS encoding anthranilate synthase component I family protein, whose amino-acid sequence MDLSPRHRLPFSLPGSWPACAEALLAQGAPWLQDGQTGEGLLGLPGGPVLASRWTGRAWETRLGDLRLPGSPWQALESALPEGPGPWVGAATCELACDEAGLPRQDLPPGTLGQHWTALRQALHLQDGQAELWSWEEPPPDPDLWRGRLGAIGERAEAVAAPALDLRPRWEEATHLAAVERIRERILAGDFYVANLCVPFDGAFSGSPAAFAQSAFLRARPPFGALLDLGGRHLLCLSMERLLARRGDRLWSQPIKGSVPLTGEAEADRRAGETLAADPKERAEHTMIVDLVRNDLGRVARTGSVAVSRPMAVEPYPTVQHLVSTVEAQARPGLGLAALLRSVLPGGSVTGAPKHAVCTHLAQAEAAPRGFYCGALGWIGPHGDLDLALPIRTAQIAEGHLTYWTGGGITRRSEATREWAELFLKTRALLG is encoded by the coding sequence ATGGACCTCTCTCCTAGGCATCGTCTGCCCTTCTCCCTCCCCGGCTCCTGGCCGGCCTGTGCCGAGGCGCTGCTCGCCCAGGGTGCGCCCTGGCTTCAGGACGGGCAGACCGGCGAAGGGCTCCTAGGTCTCCCCGGAGGTCCCGTCCTCGCCTCGCGCTGGACGGGCCGCGCCTGGGAAACCCGTCTCGGAGATCTGCGTCTCCCCGGTTCCCCCTGGCAGGCCCTGGAATCCGCCCTTCCCGAGGGCCCCGGCCCCTGGGTCGGGGCCGCCACCTGCGAACTCGCCTGCGACGAGGCCGGCCTGCCCCGCCAGGACCTGCCTCCCGGCACCCTGGGCCAGCATTGGACGGCGCTTCGACAGGCCCTGCACCTTCAGGATGGCCAGGCGGAACTCTGGTCCTGGGAGGAGCCCCCCCCAGACCCCGACCTCTGGCGAGGCCGCCTGGGAGCCATCGGGGAGAGGGCCGAGGCGGTGGCCGCCCCGGCCTTGGACCTTCGGCCCCGCTGGGAGGAGGCCACCCACCTGGCCGCGGTGGAGCGGATCCGGGAGCGCATCCTGGCGGGGGATTTCTATGTGGCCAACCTCTGCGTTCCCTTCGATGGCGCCTTCTCCGGCTCGCCCGCGGCCTTCGCCCAGTCGGCCTTCCTCCGGGCCCGGCCCCCGTTCGGGGCCCTGCTGGACCTGGGCGGCCGCCACCTGCTCTGCCTGAGCATGGAGCGCCTCCTGGCCCGCCGGGGAGACCGCCTCTGGTCCCAGCCCATCAAGGGCAGCGTTCCGCTCACGGGCGAGGCCGAGGCCGACCGCCGGGCCGGCGAGACCCTGGCGGCCGATCCCAAGGAGCGGGCCGAGCACACCATGATCGTGGACCTGGTCCGCAACGACCTGGGCCGCGTGGCCCGCACCGGCTCCGTTGCCGTGAGCCGCCCCATGGCCGTGGAACCCTACCCCACGGTTCAGCACCTGGTGAGCACCGTCGAAGCCCAGGCCCGCCCCGGGCTGGGCCTGGCGGCCCTCCTCCGCAGCGTCCTGCCGGGCGGCAGCGTCACCGGGGCGCCGAAACATGCGGTCTGCACCCACCTGGCCCAGGCCGAGGCCGCTCCCCGGGGCTTCTACTGCGGGGCCCTGGGCTGGATCGGGCCCCACGGCGACCTGGACCTGGCCCTGCCCATCCGCACCGCCCAGATCGCCGAAGGACACCTGACCTACTGGACCGGCGGCGGCATCACCCGCCGCAGCGAGGCCACCCGGGAGTGGGCGGAGCTCTTCCTCAAGACCCGGGCCCTCCTCGGCTGA
- a CDS encoding HNH endonuclease, producing the protein MLKGGGRHGAGEVIAVDRNYVPMQEVSRRRALCAVVAGRAHVLNPATFERHGNLEGRLELIIFPHAQACSDSKLLLGRLERRVLRRDHYLCQYEGCQRKATTVDHVVPLCQGGSTTWQNLVGCCLSCNQSKGGRTPEQAGMILKRQPKGPRAHLFERFEELLKRASAA; encoded by the coding sequence ATGCTGAAGGGAGGGGGTCGTCACGGAGCCGGCGAGGTCATCGCCGTGGACCGGAACTATGTCCCCATGCAGGAAGTGAGCCGCCGTCGCGCCCTCTGCGCCGTGGTGGCCGGTCGGGCCCATGTCCTGAACCCCGCGACCTTCGAGCGGCACGGCAATCTGGAGGGCCGCCTGGAATTGATCATCTTCCCCCATGCCCAGGCCTGCAGCGACTCCAAGCTGCTGCTGGGCCGCCTGGAGCGCCGGGTCCTGCGGCGGGACCACTACCTCTGCCAGTACGAGGGCTGCCAGCGGAAGGCCACCACGGTGGACCATGTGGTGCCCCTGTGCCAGGGCGGCTCGACCACCTGGCAGAACCTGGTGGGATGTTGCCTGTCCTGCAATCAGAGCAAGGGCGGCCGGACACCCGAGCAGGCCGGCATGATCCTCAAGCGCCAGCCCAAAGGGCCGCGGGCCCACCTCTTCGAACGCTTCGAGGAGCTGCTGAAGCGGGCCAGCGCGGCCTGA
- the tsaE gene encoding tRNA (adenosine(37)-N6)-threonylcarbamoyltransferase complex ATPase subunit type 1 TsaE, producing MPESFLADDGATEALGEALARVTPAGGTWLLRGELGAGKTTWTRGFLRGLGGDPDEVASPTYAVLHRYDHPGGRVFHLDLYRPGPGGAWSLGLEETLEAADRLVVEWAGTDGPWPTDWVAELKLSQEGEGRRAEWTLPVAHGGR from the coding sequence GTGCCTGAGTCCTTCCTGGCCGATGACGGAGCCACGGAGGCTCTGGGCGAAGCCCTGGCCCGGGTCACGCCGGCGGGTGGAACCTGGCTGCTGCGGGGCGAATTGGGTGCGGGCAAGACCACCTGGACCCGGGGCTTCCTGCGGGGCCTGGGGGGGGATCCGGATGAAGTGGCCTCGCCCACCTACGCCGTGCTCCACCGCTACGACCATCCGGGGGGGCGGGTCTTCCACCTGGACCTCTACCGCCCCGGCCCCGGAGGCGCGTGGTCCCTGGGCCTCGAGGAGACCCTGGAGGCTGCGGACCGCCTCGTGGTGGAGTGGGCCGGCACGGATGGCCCCTGGCCCACGGACTGGGTGGCCGAGCTGAAACTCTCCCAGGAAGGCGAGGGGCGCCGGGCGGAATGGACACTCCCTGTCGCGCACGGCGGACGATGA
- a CDS encoding NAD(P)H-hydrate dehydratase yields the protein MIPLLTADEMRAAEHQAIEGWGMPSLVLQEHAALGALALIPPGEPIQVLAGPGNNGGDALALARLARLQGREVTVWSPFTQPEWRGDAAHQARLWRGLGGGIQGAAGPDEVMRTWRGWVVDGLFGLGTARPLDGPAAVWVKALNGSGLPVLALDLPSGLDPGAAEIPGEVVRAARTACFGALKVCHGLLPAKECCGEISVIPIPLNRSPEAAMQLLERPILPPRAWNAHKGSFGHVAIRAGSLGMSGAAVLAALGALRVGVGLVTVLAEPEVRAEIAAQVPEAMVHPWRGTVPPEADVLLVGPGGIAQVPDWEGPLVVDASALKEGEGKRWMERPGTAITPHPGEFARLFRLSRPLLMDERLAQARLVAAGKPGVLVLKGAQTVIAGGARGDLWINPTGHPGMATGGSGDLLAGMVAGFRAQGLPMREAAAAATWFHGAAGDQLPGAGLLPRDLAELLPELLRA from the coding sequence ATGATCCCCCTCCTCACCGCCGACGAGATGCGGGCCGCGGAGCACCAGGCCATCGAGGGGTGGGGCATGCCCTCGCTGGTCCTGCAGGAGCACGCCGCTCTGGGGGCCCTGGCGCTCATCCCGCCCGGCGAGCCGATCCAGGTGCTGGCGGGACCTGGCAACAACGGCGGCGACGCCCTGGCGCTGGCCCGCCTGGCCCGGCTCCAGGGGCGCGAGGTCACGGTGTGGTCGCCCTTCACCCAGCCTGAATGGCGGGGGGATGCAGCCCATCAGGCCCGGCTCTGGAGGGGCCTCGGGGGGGGCATCCAGGGGGCGGCCGGCCCGGACGAGGTCATGCGGACCTGGCGCGGCTGGGTGGTGGACGGCCTCTTCGGCCTGGGCACCGCTCGCCCGCTGGACGGCCCGGCCGCGGTCTGGGTGAAGGCCCTGAATGGCAGCGGACTCCCGGTGCTGGCCCTGGACCTGCCCTCGGGCCTGGATCCTGGCGCGGCCGAAATCCCCGGCGAAGTGGTGCGGGCCGCGCGGACAGCATGTTTCGGGGCCCTCAAGGTCTGCCACGGCCTGCTTCCGGCGAAGGAGTGTTGCGGCGAGATCTCGGTGATCCCCATCCCCCTGAACCGTTCCCCGGAAGCCGCGATGCAGCTGCTGGAACGGCCGATCCTCCCCCCCCGGGCCTGGAATGCCCACAAGGGGAGCTTCGGACATGTGGCCATCCGGGCGGGCAGCCTGGGCATGAGCGGGGCCGCGGTGCTGGCGGCCCTGGGTGCCCTGCGCGTGGGGGTGGGCCTGGTCACGGTGCTGGCGGAGCCCGAGGTCCGCGCCGAGATCGCGGCCCAGGTCCCCGAAGCCATGGTGCACCCCTGGCGGGGAACCGTCCCGCCGGAGGCCGATGTGCTCCTGGTGGGTCCCGGGGGCATCGCCCAGGTGCCGGATTGGGAGGGTCCGCTGGTGGTGGACGCCTCGGCCCTGAAGGAAGGTGAAGGGAAGCGCTGGATGGAGCGGCCCGGCACGGCCATCACGCCCCATCCCGGTGAATTCGCCCGGCTCTTCCGGCTCTCGCGTCCCCTGCTGATGGACGAGCGTCTGGCCCAGGCCCGGCTGGTGGCGGCGGGGAAGCCCGGCGTCCTGGTCCTCAAGGGAGCCCAGACCGTGATCGCCGGAGGCGCCCGGGGCGATCTGTGGATCAACCCCACGGGCCATCCGGGCATGGCGACGGGCGGCAGCGGCGATCTGCTGGCGGGCATGGTGGCCGGTTTCCGCGCCCAGGGGCTGCCCATGCGCGAGGCCGCGGCCGCGGCCACCTGGTTCCACGGCGCCGCCGGGGATCAGCTCCCGGGCGCGGGGCTGCTCCCCCGGGACTTGGCGGAGCTGCTTCCGGAGTTGTTGCGTGCCTGA
- a CDS encoding HU family DNA-binding protein, with product MEAMETLTKADLSRHLMERLELGKKDADLLVNTFLESIIESLKTGEGVELRGFGSFRLRDRRARQGRNPRSGESIQVPPKRVVYFKLGKELRSKLIDD from the coding sequence ATGGAAGCGATGGAGACCCTCACCAAGGCCGACCTGTCCCGACATCTGATGGAGCGCCTGGAGCTTGGAAAGAAGGACGCCGACCTCCTGGTGAACACCTTCCTGGAGAGCATCATCGAATCTCTCAAGACGGGTGAGGGCGTGGAACTGCGCGGGTTCGGCAGCTTCCGGCTGCGGGATCGCCGGGCCCGTCAGGGCCGCAATCCCCGCAGTGGCGAGAGCATCCAGGTGCCACCCAAGCGCGTGGTCTATTTCAAGCTGGGCAAGGAACTTCGCAGCAAGCTGATCGACGACTGA
- a CDS encoding DNA recombination protein RmuC, which yields MDLPLIVSLLACSAAALAVWAALRRPPLEAAPFEALRRHAEELASRDRGEARQALAMQIQPVLSELGQLRTVQAEKLGEGFRQLTTAVQEALRASRAEQAAQLGLVQQQVQQRLDAIQTSNEAKLEQIRRTVDEQLHEALEKRLGESFNLVAQRLEQVQKGLGEMQSLAQDVGGLKRALTNVKTRGVLGEAQLGALLEQFLSAGQYAANVKVKPRSAEVVEFAVKLPGAEEGGSVWLPIDAKFPLEDYQRLMEAYEAGDLAAVEAAGRALENRLLSQARDIRDKYIAPPYSTDFALLFLPFEGLYAEALRRPGLFGRLQRECKVTFVGPTTLTAFLNSLQVGFKTLAISRQSSEVWRVLGHVKAEFGRFGTALAAVQDRLDDASKRLGEVSKRKELMEKRLAGVEAAPEVAGEPRAEGAPVLAMPGGSE from the coding sequence ATGGACCTCCCGCTGATCGTGTCCCTTCTTGCTTGTTCCGCCGCGGCCCTGGCGGTCTGGGCGGCCCTGCGCCGGCCCCCCCTGGAGGCCGCCCCGTTCGAGGCCCTGCGCCGCCATGCCGAGGAGCTGGCCTCGCGCGACCGGGGCGAGGCCCGGCAGGCCCTGGCCATGCAAATCCAGCCCGTCCTTTCGGAGCTCGGTCAGCTGCGGACCGTCCAGGCCGAAAAGCTGGGCGAGGGCTTCCGCCAGCTCACGACCGCCGTCCAGGAGGCGCTGAGGGCTTCCCGCGCGGAGCAGGCCGCTCAGCTCGGCCTGGTCCAGCAGCAGGTGCAGCAGCGGCTGGATGCCATCCAAACCTCGAACGAGGCCAAGCTCGAACAGATCCGCCGCACGGTGGACGAGCAGCTCCACGAAGCCCTGGAGAAGCGCCTCGGCGAGAGCTTCAACCTCGTGGCCCAGCGCCTGGAGCAGGTGCAGAAGGGGCTGGGCGAGATGCAGTCCCTGGCCCAGGATGTGGGCGGATTGAAGCGGGCGCTCACCAATGTGAAGACCCGGGGCGTGCTCGGCGAGGCCCAGCTGGGTGCGCTGCTGGAGCAGTTCCTGTCTGCCGGGCAGTATGCGGCGAATGTGAAGGTGAAGCCCCGTTCCGCCGAGGTGGTGGAGTTCGCGGTGAAGCTGCCGGGAGCCGAGGAGGGGGGCAGCGTCTGGCTCCCCATCGACGCCAAGTTCCCGCTGGAGGACTACCAGCGGCTCATGGAGGCCTACGAGGCCGGGGATCTGGCCGCCGTGGAGGCCGCGGGCCGAGCGCTGGAGAACCGCCTGCTCTCCCAGGCGCGGGACATCCGCGACAAGTACATCGCGCCGCCCTACAGCACGGATTTCGCGCTGCTCTTCCTGCCCTTCGAGGGGCTCTATGCGGAGGCGCTGCGGCGGCCGGGGCTGTTCGGCCGGCTCCAGCGGGAATGCAAAGTCACTTTCGTGGGGCCCACCACCCTCACGGCCTTCCTCAACAGCCTCCAGGTGGGGTTCAAGACCCTGGCCATCAGCCGGCAGAGCAGCGAGGTCTGGCGGGTGCTCGGCCATGTGAAGGCCGAGTTCGGGCGGTTCGGGACGGCCCTGGCGGCGGTCCAGGACAGGCTGGATGACGCCAGCAAGCGGCTGGGGGAGGTCTCGAAGCGGAAGGAGCTCATGGAAAAGCGGCTGGCGGGGGTGGAGGCGGCTCCGGAGGTCGCGGGGGAACCACGGGCCGAGGGCGCGCCAGTGCTGGCGATGCCGGGAGGGAGCGAATAA
- a CDS encoding CsgG/HfaB family protein: protein MRFRKLLLALLAVAAVATPAFAQKKLSKEDKAKLPRIAILEFKAAPDAWHGWRFGGWGNQMSTISNQLRDLFTTEIMEKGKNKIRVIERERLSEIREELNFQQSGEVDTATVQKIGKLLGVKYVMTGKITRFAYKEGGFGTGWGVGALVSKVTGDGMAGAVAGSVNVKKASFTGRLDIRLIEVETGEILGAWKDEDKISDTSVKVAGTGAEVQYDEELVNKVFEPIVQRITPKLLRATVAAHEEE, encoded by the coding sequence ATGCGTTTCCGCAAGCTGCTCCTCGCTCTTCTGGCCGTTGCCGCTGTCGCGACACCTGCTTTCGCCCAGAAGAAGCTCTCCAAAGAAGACAAGGCCAAGCTGCCCCGCATCGCCATCCTGGAGTTCAAGGCCGCGCCCGATGCCTGGCACGGCTGGCGCTTCGGAGGCTGGGGCAACCAGATGAGCACCATCTCCAACCAGCTCCGCGATCTCTTCACCACGGAGATCATGGAGAAGGGCAAGAACAAGATCCGCGTCATCGAGCGCGAGCGCCTGTCCGAGATCCGCGAAGAGCTGAACTTCCAGCAGAGCGGCGAAGTGGATACCGCCACCGTCCAGAAGATCGGCAAGCTGCTGGGCGTGAAGTATGTGATGACCGGCAAGATCACCCGCTTCGCCTACAAGGAGGGTGGCTTCGGCACGGGCTGGGGCGTGGGCGCCCTGGTGAGCAAGGTCACGGGGGATGGCATGGCCGGAGCCGTGGCGGGCAGCGTGAATGTCAAGAAGGCCTCCTTCACGGGCCGTCTGGACATCCGCCTCATCGAGGTGGAGACCGGCGAGATCCTGGGCGCCTGGAAGGATGAGGACAAGATTTCCGACACCAGCGTGAAGGTGGCCGGCACCGGCGCCGAGGTGCAGTACGACGAGGAGCTCGTGAACAAGGTGTTCGAGCCCATCGTGCAGCGCATCACGCCGAAGCTTCTGCGCGCCACCGTGGCGGCCCACGAAGAAGAGTAG